A region from the Flavobacterium enshiense genome encodes:
- a CDS encoding glycosyltransferase family 4 protein — MKNVLFITWDGPQTSYMEGLFMPILSEVQKKADYKIHVIQFTWGTKERIAITQRKAQDLNITYTARPITRKPVATLGSLLTLYTGIKFLKKYIRSHKIDIVMPRSTMPSIMINRLKKTNFQVLFDADGLPLEERIDFSGLSRKSKQYRWLKNEETRLLKNSNGVLTRSEKSVEVHLNTIGKEFRSKFDVVFNGRDAAAFKPSEEDRKSVRALLGFSKEDIVFVYCGSLGPQYGWEEMMAIFKLYSESNNQSKLILLTGNTEFALQRLPESLRDKIIIQKVPIDEVPKFLNAADVAFAIRKPTFSMQGVAPIKLGEYLLMGLPVIASKGIGDTEQILERLNGCLLFDHQDTERISKAKDFVISLNRNNSNGLREVGQTFFSLDRSAESYLNAFNKL; from the coding sequence ATGAAAAATGTTCTTTTCATTACTTGGGACGGACCACAAACCAGTTATATGGAAGGTTTGTTTATGCCTATACTGAGTGAAGTTCAAAAAAAAGCCGATTACAAAATCCATGTAATTCAATTCACGTGGGGAACTAAAGAAAGGATAGCCATTACCCAAAGAAAAGCACAAGACTTAAACATCACTTACACAGCCAGGCCAATTACCAGAAAACCCGTGGCAACATTGGGAAGTTTACTTACATTGTATACCGGGATAAAATTCCTGAAAAAATATATTCGCAGCCATAAGATTGACATTGTGATGCCTAGAAGTACCATGCCTTCCATCATGATAAACCGATTGAAGAAAACCAATTTCCAGGTTTTATTTGATGCCGATGGGTTGCCTTTGGAAGAACGTATTGATTTTTCAGGGCTTTCCAGGAAGAGTAAGCAATATCGATGGCTTAAAAATGAAGAAACGCGATTGCTAAAAAATTCAAATGGGGTATTGACTCGTTCAGAGAAATCAGTTGAAGTACATTTAAATACAATTGGAAAAGAATTTCGTTCTAAGTTTGATGTGGTTTTTAATGGTCGTGATGCAGCGGCTTTTAAACCCAGTGAAGAAGATCGCAAATCGGTTAGAGCTCTTTTAGGTTTTTCAAAGGAAGATATTGTGTTTGTATATTGCGGATCCCTTGGCCCACAGTACGGTTGGGAAGAAATGATGGCTATTTTCAAGTTGTATTCAGAATCTAACAATCAATCAAAATTGATTTTACTTACAGGAAATACTGAGTTTGCATTACAGAGATTGCCCGAAAGTTTAAGGGATAAAATAATTATTCAAAAAGTGCCTATTGATGAAGTTCCTAAATTTTTGAATGCAGCCGATGTTGCTTTTGCCATCCGGAAACCTACTTTCAGTATGCAGGGAGTTGCTCCAATAAAACTTGGTGAATATTTACTCATGGGACTTCCGGTTATTGCTTCTAAAGGAATTGGTGACACCGAACAGATTCTGGAAAGATTGAATGGATGTTTGTTATTCGATCATCAGGATACAGAAAGAATCTCAAAAGCCAAAGACTTTGTAATTTCACTAAATCGGAATAATTCAAACGGACTAAGGGAAGTCGGGCAAACTTTTTTTTCTCTTGACAGAAGTGCTGAGAGTTATTTAAATGCTTTTAATAAATTATGA
- a CDS encoding glycosyltransferase family 4 protein codes for MKVLYLTKYSRLGASSRLRSFQYFPFLKEEGINVSVSPLFNDAYLEALYNGKKSLRTVFFAYLKRFVVLFSVFKYDKVVIEKELFPYFPAFFELFLSLFGVCYIVDYDDAIFHNYDLSNNKMIRFFLSNKIGIVMKNAENVVAGNEYLAEKARVSGAKNVVIIPTVIDISRYDTVQLRDREKIVVGWIGSPSTFKYVKNIFPVFEELAKHYPIEVHIVGANEDVPVSFPVQFIKWAEYTEVDSIAAFDIGIMPLENSCWEKGKCAYKLIQYMACGLPVVASPVGMNREVVLNGINGYLADTEALWYAFLEELLKNPAKCSIFGSEGIRLVERHYTVQVQLQQVLDVLTMKK; via the coding sequence ATGAAAGTACTTTATTTGACAAAATACAGTCGGTTAGGAGCCAGTAGTCGATTAAGGAGTTTTCAGTATTTTCCTTTTTTAAAGGAAGAAGGTATAAATGTTTCCGTGAGTCCGTTGTTCAACGACGCTTATCTTGAAGCACTTTATAATGGTAAAAAATCATTGCGAACTGTTTTTTTTGCATATCTGAAACGGTTTGTGGTATTATTTAGTGTTTTTAAGTATGATAAAGTTGTCATAGAAAAAGAGCTCTTTCCTTATTTTCCTGCTTTTTTTGAACTTTTTTTATCTCTTTTTGGGGTTTGCTATATTGTTGATTATGATGATGCCATTTTTCATAATTACGATTTAAGTAATAATAAAATGATCCGTTTTTTTCTCAGTAATAAAATCGGTATTGTTATGAAGAATGCAGAAAACGTTGTCGCAGGAAACGAGTATTTAGCGGAAAAAGCAAGGGTTTCAGGAGCAAAAAATGTTGTAATTATACCCACGGTTATTGATATTTCGAGATATGATACAGTGCAGCTAAGGGATCGGGAGAAAATAGTAGTCGGTTGGATTGGTTCTCCTTCAACGTTTAAATATGTAAAAAACATTTTTCCTGTTTTCGAGGAGCTGGCAAAGCACTATCCCATAGAAGTCCATATAGTTGGAGCTAATGAAGATGTTCCTGTTTCTTTTCCTGTACAATTTATTAAATGGGCGGAATATACTGAAGTGGATTCCATTGCTGCTTTTGATATAGGGATTATGCCGTTGGAAAATTCATGTTGGGAAAAAGGGAAATGCGCTTATAAACTGATTCAATATATGGCCTGTGGTCTTCCGGTTGTGGCTTCGCCCGTGGGGATGAATCGTGAGGTCGTTTTAAATGGCATTAACGGGTATCTTGCCGATACCGAGGCATTATGGTATGCTTTTTTGGAAGAGTTATTAAAAAATCCTGCGAAATGTAGTATTTTTGGAAGCGAAGGTATCCGACTTGTTGAACGTCACTATACTGTTCAAGTGCAATTACAACAGGTGTTGGATGTTCTGACTATGAAAAAGTAA
- a CDS encoding acyltransferase family protein — protein sequence MPTQTKKDNNYLDVLQVCRGIAALLVVLHHSVGSFRYYHGIDHPVLNFAGAFGKLGVDFFFVLSGFIITYSASFRYNQPEAFQKYLRGRLLRIYIPYLPIGIAMVLLYRLFPEFSNSGRDISLFTSLTLIPYGNPALSVAWTLLFELAFYLFFSITFFYQKIWNSFVVLWVTAILFAIAAFVSETTAPAFLKVFLSPYNLEFILGFLLAKLVLGDVKVPVGFIFGFVLFAFGLFCYVFYSKCFGDNFSINFIFSVFVFGLLYLLISRFNFALSRKNLFMLIGNATYSVYLIHNPLQMLVLRLWPKISNGFQFALALIFTLSLCCSLGYLYFVIFEKHVSRIVKSVIANRKKRQKIWTS from the coding sequence ATGCCTACACAAACAAAAAAAGACAATAATTATCTAGATGTACTTCAGGTGTGCCGTGGTATTGCGGCCCTGTTGGTAGTACTCCATCATTCCGTGGGGTCTTTTCGCTATTATCACGGCATCGATCATCCGGTTTTAAATTTCGCCGGGGCCTTCGGGAAATTAGGAGTTGATTTTTTCTTTGTACTGTCGGGGTTTATCATTACCTATTCTGCTTCTTTTCGGTATAATCAGCCGGAGGCTTTTCAAAAGTATCTGAGAGGAAGGCTGCTTCGGATTTATATTCCATATTTGCCCATTGGAATTGCGATGGTATTGTTGTACCGCCTGTTTCCGGAATTTTCGAATTCCGGTAGGGATATCAGTCTTTTTACATCGTTAACGCTTATCCCTTACGGTAACCCGGCGCTTTCAGTAGCCTGGACTTTACTTTTTGAATTAGCTTTTTACCTTTTTTTTAGTATCACTTTTTTTTATCAAAAAATCTGGAATTCTTTTGTGGTGTTATGGGTTACGGCTATTTTGTTCGCTATTGCCGCGTTTGTTTCGGAGACCACTGCTCCGGCTTTTTTAAAGGTCTTTTTATCACCATATAATCTTGAGTTTATCCTGGGTTTTTTGTTGGCGAAGTTGGTGTTGGGAGATGTAAAGGTTCCTGTGGGCTTTATTTTTGGATTTGTACTTTTTGCATTTGGGTTGTTTTGTTATGTTTTTTACAGCAAGTGTTTTGGGGACAATTTTTCAATTAATTTTATTTTTTCTGTCTTTGTTTTTGGGCTGTTATATCTTCTTATTTCCCGGTTTAATTTTGCCTTGAGTAGGAAAAATCTTTTTATGCTTATCGGAAATGCGACCTATTCGGTGTATCTGATTCATAATCCGTTGCAAATGCTTGTGCTTCGGTTGTGGCCTAAAATTTCAAATGGATTTCAATTTGCATTAGCATTGATTTTTACGCTTTCCCTCTGCTGCTCCTTAGGATATCTTTACTTTGTGATTTTTGAAAAGCATGTGTCTCGAATTGTAAAATCAGTTATTGCTAACCGTAAAAAAAGGCAAAAGATTTGGACATCATAG
- a CDS encoding glycosyltransferase family 4 protein, translated as MKKLVRITTVPLSLEKLLENQLGYMKNHYEVTAVSSEEERLKNFGENQGVRTFEAGLTRKITPLQDLKALWQLYRFFKKEQPFIVHSHTPKAGTVGMLAAKLAGVPNRLHTVAGLPLLETDGNKRRLLNLVEKITYASATKVYPNSNGLKEIILEEKFCKPGKLQVIGKGSSNGIDTEYFAHHAVSEEQKAKLIAELGIKSDDFVFIFVGRIVADKGINELVKAFLKLQHKNCKLLLVGPFEKELDPLLPETEKAIETNENIITAGYQNDVRSYFAISDCLVFPSYREGFPNVVMQAGAMGVPSIVSDINGCNEIIAEGVNGIIIRPKSTNAIFEAMLRLLEDVHLYSHLKQNAREMIVDRYQQALVWEAILNEYRSLENNV; from the coding sequence ATGAAAAAATTAGTTCGTATTACTACCGTTCCGCTTTCTCTTGAAAAATTGCTTGAGAACCAGTTGGGGTATATGAAGAATCATTATGAAGTAACTGCTGTCTCTTCAGAGGAGGAACGTTTGAAAAACTTTGGTGAAAATCAGGGCGTTAGAACGTTTGAGGCGGGTTTAACACGAAAGATAACCCCGCTTCAAGATTTAAAGGCACTGTGGCAGCTTTATCGTTTTTTTAAAAAGGAACAGCCTTTTATAGTTCATTCACATACACCCAAAGCAGGGACAGTTGGTATGCTGGCTGCAAAACTGGCTGGTGTTCCCAATCGTTTGCATACAGTAGCCGGTTTGCCGCTTTTAGAAACCGACGGCAACAAAAGAAGATTGCTAAACCTTGTTGAAAAAATCACGTATGCTTCGGCAACTAAAGTCTACCCTAATTCTAACGGATTAAAAGAAATTATACTCGAGGAGAAATTCTGCAAACCCGGCAAATTACAAGTAATTGGAAAAGGGAGTTCCAACGGGATAGATACCGAATATTTTGCGCACCATGCAGTTTCCGAAGAACAAAAAGCGAAACTGATAGCGGAACTGGGAATCAAAAGTGATGACTTTGTATTTATTTTCGTAGGAAGAATTGTTGCCGACAAAGGCATCAATGAGTTGGTAAAGGCTTTTTTAAAATTACAGCATAAAAACTGCAAATTATTGCTTGTCGGTCCTTTTGAAAAAGAACTGGATCCTTTGCTTCCGGAAACAGAAAAAGCGATTGAAACAAACGAAAATATTATCACGGCTGGCTATCAGAATGATGTTAGGTCTTATTTTGCCATTAGTGATTGTCTGGTTTTTCCAAGTTATCGCGAAGGTTTTCCAAATGTTGTGATGCAGGCCGGTGCTATGGGGGTTCCGTCTATAGTAAGCGATATAAACGGCTGTAATGAAATTATTGCGGAAGGTGTAAATGGAATCATTATCCGTCCAAAATCAACCAACGCAATTTTTGAAGCGATGTTACGATTATTGGAAGATGTGCATTTGTATTCTCATTTGAAACAAAACGCACGAGAAATGATTGTTGATCGTTATCAACAGGCTTTGGTTTGGGAGGCTATTTTAAATGAATATAGAAGTCTGGAAAATAATGTATAA
- a CDS encoding sugar transferase, with the protein MYKSFFKRFSDVLLSLIGLILLSPVFVLITIGLFFANNGKPFFIQNRPGKNEVLFKIIKFKTMNDKKDKEGNPLADAQRLTAIGRFVRKTSVDEIPQLINVLLGDMSLIGPRPLLPEYLPLYDEFQKQRHTVRPGITGWAQVNGRNAIDWNQKFEYDVWYVKHLSLILDLKIVFMTIKKVFVREGINADEAVTMEKFKGN; encoded by the coding sequence ATGTATAAGAGTTTTTTTAAACGTTTTTCGGATGTTTTACTTTCTTTGATCGGCTTGATTTTGTTAAGTCCGGTCTTCGTATTGATCACGATCGGACTGTTTTTTGCCAATAACGGAAAACCTTTTTTTATTCAGAACCGCCCTGGTAAAAATGAAGTACTCTTCAAAATCATCAAGTTTAAAACGATGAACGATAAGAAAGACAAAGAGGGAAATCCTCTTGCTGATGCACAACGTCTTACAGCTATTGGTCGTTTTGTCCGTAAAACATCCGTCGATGAAATTCCGCAACTGATTAATGTGCTGTTGGGTGATATGAGCCTTATTGGTCCGCGGCCGCTGTTGCCGGAATATCTTCCTTTGTATGATGAATTCCAAAAGCAAAGACATACTGTTCGTCCCGGAATTACGGGGTGGGCGCAGGTAAACGGGAGAAATGCTATCGACTGGAATCAAAAATTTGAATATGATGTTTGGTATGTAAAACATTTAAGTTTAATATTGGATCTCAAAATTGTTTTCATGACCATTAAAAAAGTATTTGTTCGTGAGGGAATTAATGCGGATGAAGCAGTTACAATGGAAAAGTTTAAAGGAAATTAA
- a CDS encoding acetyltransferase, with product MYLYGASGHSKVIIDILKAHAIEVKAVFDDAPSVASIYGVPVVVPSEGDFKTQDSVIISIGNNAVRKKIAERLDMIFPSAIHPTAFVSEKTEIGPGTVIMPNAVVNAFASIGSHCIINSGAVIEHDCVLGNFVHVSPNAALAGGVILEEGCHVGIGASVVQGIRIGKWATIGAGAVIITDVPDYAVVVGNPGKVKKYNTAI from the coding sequence ATGTATTTATACGGGGCGAGCGGGCACAGCAAAGTTATTATCGATATACTCAAAGCACATGCTATTGAAGTCAAGGCAGTCTTTGATGATGCGCCTTCGGTTGCCTCAATTTATGGTGTTCCTGTTGTGGTCCCTTCAGAGGGAGATTTCAAAACTCAGGATTCGGTAATCATTTCAATAGGAAATAATGCTGTCCGCAAAAAAATAGCAGAGCGTTTGGATATGATATTCCCGAGCGCTATTCATCCTACGGCCTTTGTTTCCGAAAAAACAGAAATCGGTCCGGGAACCGTAATAATGCCTAATGCGGTTGTGAATGCTTTTGCCAGCATAGGCAGCCATTGTATTATCAATTCAGGTGCGGTTATCGAGCATGACTGTGTTTTAGGGAATTTTGTTCATGTTTCTCCAAATGCCGCTTTGGCAGGAGGCGTTATTTTGGAAGAAGGGTGTCATGTCGGGATTGGTGCTTCAGTTGTTCAAGGGATACGCATCGGGAAATGGGCCACCATTGGAGCAGGCGCAGTTATTATCACTGATGTTCCTGATTATGCTGTGGTCGTGGGGAATCCCGGTAAAGTAAAGAAATACAATACTGCAATCTGA
- a CDS encoding sugar transferase produces MAKRFFDIVFSITALVLLGWIIVLSWILAALDTKTNGFFLQKRVGQFGKPFTIIKLRTIRRDKAGSTSISKIGAFLRNSKIDELPQFINVLMGDMSIVGPRPDLPGYYDCLEGEDRKVLELRPGLTSEASLKYYNEEQLLAVQDNPLKYNDEVIFPDKVSLNLQYYYERSFLGDIRIIFKTLFYKLG; encoded by the coding sequence ATGGCAAAACGCTTTTTCGATATTGTTTTCTCAATTACAGCCCTTGTTTTATTGGGCTGGATTATAGTTCTGAGTTGGATTCTGGCTGCTTTGGATACCAAAACTAATGGTTTTTTTCTTCAGAAAAGAGTAGGACAATTCGGAAAGCCTTTTACTATTATAAAACTTCGAACTATCCGAAGAGATAAAGCAGGAAGTACTTCGATTTCTAAAATTGGCGCTTTTTTGAGAAATTCCAAAATTGATGAATTACCTCAGTTTATAAATGTTTTAATGGGCGACATGAGTATCGTAGGGCCACGTCCGGATTTGCCGGGTTATTATGACTGTCTTGAAGGAGAAGACAGAAAAGTACTCGAATTGCGTCCGGGACTGACAAGTGAGGCCTCTTTAAAGTACTATAACGAAGAACAGCTTTTGGCAGTACAGGATAACCCCTTGAAATATAACGATGAAGTGATTTTTCCGGATAAAGTAAGCTTAAACCTTCAGTATTATTATGAACGTTCTTTTTTGGGAGACATAAGAATCATTTTTAAAACATTATTTTATAAATTAGGTTAA
- a CDS encoding DegT/DnrJ/EryC1/StrS family aminotransferase translates to MSKEKIWLSSPHMGGSEQSYIQQAFDTNWIAPLGPNVLGFESDLEGYLQNRTPVFVGALSSGTAAIHLALILLGVSSGDEVICQSMTFSASANPILYQGALPVFVDSEPDTWNMCPESLEEAIKDRIAKGNKPKAIIAVHLYGMPFKADEITAVSKKYGIPLIEDSAEALGSSYKGKKCGTFGDIGVLSFNGNKIITTSGGGAIVVKSKELKDRSIFYATQSRDNAPHYQHSEIGYNYRMSNICAGIGRGQMEVLDKHVSLRRKANAFYSTYFSAIDGVKVLEEPNSDWFSNHWLTGIVIDPEKTGKTSEDLRLAFEKENIECRPLWKPMHLQPIFEKYPYYGTDISADLFKNGLCLPSGSNLTDNDYARLEDVLNDFFF, encoded by the coding sequence ATGAGCAAAGAGAAAATTTGGCTCTCGTCTCCTCACATGGGAGGCAGTGAGCAATCCTATATACAACAGGCTTTTGATACCAATTGGATAGCTCCGTTAGGGCCTAATGTTTTAGGTTTTGAATCGGATCTTGAAGGCTATTTGCAAAATAGAACTCCTGTTTTTGTTGGGGCTCTTAGCTCAGGTACAGCGGCCATTCATTTAGCACTAATTCTTTTAGGTGTTTCCTCAGGTGATGAAGTTATTTGTCAGAGTATGACTTTTTCAGCATCTGCCAATCCTATATTATATCAAGGGGCTTTGCCTGTGTTTGTTGACAGTGAGCCGGATACCTGGAATATGTGTCCAGAATCATTGGAAGAAGCTATTAAAGACAGGATAGCAAAAGGCAATAAGCCTAAAGCAATCATTGCAGTGCATTTATACGGAATGCCTTTTAAAGCAGATGAAATTACAGCTGTTTCGAAAAAATACGGAATTCCGCTTATTGAAGACAGTGCGGAAGCACTTGGAAGTTCTTACAAAGGAAAAAAATGCGGCACTTTTGGAGATATAGGCGTTTTATCGTTCAACGGAAATAAAATCATTACTACTTCTGGGGGTGGGGCCATTGTGGTTAAGTCAAAAGAACTTAAGGACCGCTCCATTTTTTATGCAACGCAATCGCGTGATAATGCGCCGCACTATCAGCACAGTGAGATAGGCTATAATTACAGAATGAGTAATATTTGTGCCGGTATCGGAAGAGGTCAGATGGAAGTTTTGGATAAACATGTATCACTGAGAAGAAAAGCCAATGCATTTTATTCCACTTATTTTTCGGCAATTGACGGAGTGAAAGTATTGGAAGAGCCTAATTCAGACTGGTTTTCTAACCATTGGCTTACCGGTATTGTGATTGATCCGGAGAAGACCGGGAAAACTTCGGAAGACCTGCGTCTTGCTTTTGAAAAAGAGAACATAGAGTGCCGTCCGTTATGGAAACCGATGCACCTGCAGCCGATTTTCGAAAAATACCCTTATTATGGAACCGATATTTCTGCTGATTTATTTAAAAACGGGTTATGCCTTCCTTCTGGTTCCAACTTAACCGACAATGATTATGCAAGACTGGAAGATGTTTTGAATGATTTCTTTTTCTAA
- a CDS encoding polysaccharide biosynthesis protein — translation MILFLYLSITVFFFWVFRTYSGIIRHSSFIDAVKLFMAQSSTFLFLLFLNTFWDIFKEGKLFLNTRLFISVLLSFSFLLLYRIIVKIAFENYIREVKNNKISKVLIYGTEANAIAVANAVQMESPARFKVVGFIDKANKNTSKRILDLSIIELNKPIPVLLRYNGAEGLIIADEELTNEERFEIIDSCLEYNQKVFSIPKITDFEDKESILRKIKNVQITDLLERQPIQLDNNTISNQIKGKTVLITGAAGSIGSEIVWQIHAFQPEKIILVDQAETPLHHLSIEIDKLKSEVLVRSIIADIRDYSVIESVFKSYKPDFVYHSAAYKHVPLMEENPAQAIYTNVQGTKNLADLSVKYEVDRFVMVSTDKAVNPSNVMGASKRIAEKYVQSLSLSLNRSGGSTTKFITTRFGNVLGSNGSVVPLFSQQIANGGPITITHPEIIRYFMTIPEACQLVLEAGAMGNGGEIFIFDMGKPVKIIDLATKMIRLAGLRPEKDIKIQIIGLRPGEKLFEELLNDSSKTLPTHNEKIMIVKEVTDEFETLNSEIKTLLSITSDFVSHDIVMKMKEIVPEFLSMNSSYEKLDN, via the coding sequence ATGATCTTATTTTTATACTTAAGCATCACCGTTTTTTTCTTTTGGGTATTCAGGACTTATTCAGGGATTATTCGTCATTCTTCCTTTATCGATGCGGTAAAATTGTTCATGGCACAGTCCTCAACTTTTTTGTTTTTATTGTTTCTCAATACTTTTTGGGATATTTTTAAGGAAGGGAAATTATTCTTAAATACCCGTCTTTTTATATCGGTTTTACTGTCGTTTTCATTTTTATTACTGTATCGCATAATTGTAAAAATTGCATTTGAAAATTATATCAGGGAAGTAAAAAACAATAAGATTTCCAAAGTACTTATTTATGGTACGGAAGCAAATGCCATTGCAGTTGCCAATGCGGTGCAAATGGAAAGTCCTGCCCGATTTAAAGTTGTGGGATTTATTGATAAAGCCAATAAAAATACCTCAAAGCGTATTTTAGATTTGTCGATTATTGAATTAAACAAACCTATCCCGGTATTGTTACGTTACAATGGTGCAGAGGGGCTTATTATAGCTGATGAAGAATTGACAAATGAAGAAAGGTTTGAAATCATTGACAGTTGCCTTGAATACAATCAGAAAGTATTTTCTATTCCGAAAATTACCGATTTTGAGGATAAAGAGAGCATCTTAAGAAAAATTAAAAACGTTCAGATAACCGATTTATTGGAACGCCAGCCTATTCAGCTTGATAATAATACTATTTCCAATCAGATTAAAGGGAAAACCGTTTTGATTACCGGAGCGGCCGGTTCGATCGGAAGTGAAATCGTGTGGCAGATTCATGCTTTTCAACCGGAAAAAATCATTTTGGTTGATCAGGCCGAAACGCCGCTTCATCATTTAAGTATTGAGATTGATAAACTAAAATCGGAGGTTTTGGTTCGTTCCATTATAGCCGATATCAGGGATTACAGTGTTATTGAATCTGTTTTTAAATCATACAAACCGGATTTTGTATACCATTCCGCGGCTTACAAACATGTTCCTTTAATGGAGGAAAATCCTGCCCAGGCTATATATACGAATGTTCAGGGGACAAAAAATCTTGCGGACCTTTCTGTAAAATATGAGGTTGACCGCTTTGTTATGGTTTCTACGGATAAAGCTGTAAACCCCAGTAATGTTATGGGAGCGAGCAAACGCATCGCCGAAAAATATGTACAGTCATTATCTTTGTCTTTGAACCGTTCAGGTGGCAGCACAACAAAATTCATCACAACGCGCTTTGGAAACGTATTGGGTTCCAATGGTTCGGTTGTGCCTTTATTTTCACAGCAAATTGCCAATGGCGGACCAATAACCATCACCCACCCTGAAATCATAAGGTATTTTATGACCATTCCTGAAGCCTGTCAATTGGTTCTGGAAGCCGGTGCAATGGGCAACGGAGGAGAGATATTTATTTTTGACATGGGTAAACCGGTTAAAATAATCGATTTAGCTACCAAAATGATTCGGTTGGCTGGACTTCGTCCCGAAAAAGATATTAAAATCCAGATTATTGGGTTGCGACCGGGCGAGAAGCTGTTTGAGGAGTTGTTAAATGACTCGAGTAAAACATTACCGACGCACAACGAAAAGATAATGATTGTAAAAGAGGTTACCGATGAGTTTGAAACCCTGAACAGCGAGATTAAAACGCTTTTGTCAATTACCTCTGATTTTGTGTCCCACGACATTGTGATGAAAATGAAAGAAATTGTTCCTGAATTTCTAAGCATGAATTCATCCTATGAAAAACTAGACAATTAA
- a CDS encoding polysaccharide biosynthesis/export family protein has protein sequence MVYLQTPDTEKEKNMSAEDKDEKKEKSLYEPMIQNDDMLHIIVSAENPEVAAPYNLKTVTVNNVTGNNNSNQNQLEAYLVDKNGEIEFPQLGKIKLAGLTRLEAVEKIKKQLTDYIQNPTVYLSIVNFKVSVLGEVARPGSHTISSERITLLEALSLSGDLTMYGKRNNIMIVREKDGEKAIATVDITKADFIHSPYYYLSQNDVIYVEANRVKMGSSLVGPSVTIGLSLFSIALGIILIAVN, from the coding sequence ATGGTTTATTTGCAAACTCCGGATACTGAGAAAGAAAAAAATATGTCAGCCGAAGATAAAGATGAGAAAAAGGAAAAATCACTTTATGAGCCGATGATTCAAAATGATGACATGCTCCATATCATCGTCTCTGCTGAAAACCCTGAAGTAGCCGCTCCTTATAATTTAAAGACGGTCACGGTAAACAACGTTACCGGGAATAATAATTCCAATCAGAATCAATTAGAGGCCTATCTGGTAGATAAAAACGGAGAGATTGAGTTTCCGCAGCTGGGGAAAATAAAGTTGGCAGGGTTAACCCGATTGGAAGCGGTTGAGAAAATAAAAAAACAGTTGACGGATTATATTCAGAATCCCACGGTATATCTTAGTATTGTGAATTTTAAAGTTTCGGTTTTGGGGGAAGTTGCCAGACCGGGATCCCATACCATTTCTTCAGAGCGAATAACCCTTTTGGAAGCCTTAAGTCTTTCGGGAGATTTGACAATGTATGGGAAAAGGAATAATATTATGATTGTCAGGGAAAAAGACGGAGAAAAGGCGATTGCGACTGTGGATATCACTAAAGCCGATTTTATACATTCACCGTATTACTACCTTTCCCAAAATGATGTCATCTATGTGGAAGCCAATAGGGTTAAGATGGGATCATCGCTTGTTGGTCCCAGTGTTACTATAGGGCTTTCATTATTCTCAATAGCACTCGGAATTATTTTAATAGCTGTAAATTAA